A window from Salvia miltiorrhiza cultivar Shanhuang (shh) chromosome 2, IMPLAD_Smil_shh, whole genome shotgun sequence encodes these proteins:
- the LOC131013505 gene encoding transcription factor bHLH30-like, whose protein sequence is MMHCENQYGFNIESDGGEFVNQLLHNSSRNVENRSCLLMPVKQSLVLDGEKGELVKASGRMGKRIGVSETKTVEALRSHSEAERRRRERINAHLESLRGLVPNNEKMDKATLLAEVISQIKQLRTTASQASEGLHIPIDTDELKVETLENHTGDGTFLLRASLCCEHLPDLLSDVRQVINNLPIRVLKSEISTLGSRVKIAFLITTVEGNDSVREFVVGSVRAALSNVLEKVSALAESAEQLFIPRKRQRVSCLDSSSYLFE, encoded by the exons ATGATGCATTGTGAGAATCAGTATGGTTTCAACATTGAGTCTGATGGTGGAGAGTTTGTGAATCAATTGTTGCATAACTCAAGTAGGAATGTTGAAAATAGAAGCTGTTTGTTGATGCCTGTTAAGCAGTCTTTGGTGTTGGATGGTGAGAAGGGGGAGTTAGTGAAGGCTTCGGGGAGAATGGGGAAGAGAATTGGGGTTTCGGAGACGAAGACAGTAGAGGCTTTGAGGAGCCATAGTGAGGcagagaggaggaggagggaaAGAATCAATGCACATTTGGAGAGCCTTCGGGGGCTGGTACCGAACAATGAAAAG ATGGACAAAGCGACCCTACTAGCTGAAGTCATCAGCCAAATAAAACAGCTGAGGACAACCGCGTCACAAGCCAGCGAAGGCCTGCACATCCCGATAGACACGGATGAATTAAAAGTCGAAACACTTGAGAATCATACTGGTGATGGCACGTTCTTGCTTAGGGCTTCGCTCTGCTGCGAACACTTGCCTGATCTGCTGTCTGATGTGAGGCAGGTGATCAACAACCTTCCGATTCGAGTGCTGAAGTCCGAGATATCTACGTTGGGAAGCAGGGTGAAGATTGCGTTCTTGATCACGACAGTTGAAGGGAACGATTCTGTTAGGGAATTTGTGGTCGGTTCAGTTCGTGCAGCTTTGAGCAATGTTCTTGAGAAGGTGTCTGCATTGGCGGAGTCTGCTGAGCAACTGTTTATCCCTCGTAAGAGGCAGCGGGTTTCGTGTCTCGATTCTTCATCGTACTTGTTCGAGTGA
- the LOC131008483 gene encoding uncharacterized protein LOC131008483, with protein MNFLVWNVRGFSDDSKSLLKERCRSFLPSLVGIIEPKKSLQKVRQSYWRSINLVPRHQNCRQPRRPNIWLLTSPNVQTTILLSSDQVIIADCVWQTYFFRVAVVHGANDHVSRRALWTDLLSFVDGNTVFIGDFNAVKGAHERRSLVAPLRSSCSEFCDFIAASDMIESPSSGIHFTWSGRILLPRHVESRLDRAFFSLGFANLWASINTHALPRLTSDHSPLIFQCSDEMGKGRRFKFLNMWTSHPNFLERVASSWDAGTDVRCPIFKIMFKLRRLRNDLRAWNKDVFGQVDMQINSEQVSLLDVQNKISDQGYTDILFEEEVNHQARLSSLLARKNSLLKQKSRAHWLSDGDRNTSFFHRAIRFRKQSHRIEHLKIGDVVSYDRGNIQQHIIDFFSSLFKDESPSNVNWDMLEGIIDKFVSEDQNGKLTHIPDDEEIMAAVFSLDANSSPGPDGFSGKFFQSCWSIIRLDILSAVRAFFLNSYLPADCNASILILIPKKDVVETVADLRPIILSNFFFKIISKILATRLGEVAAVGVSPNQFGFIGGRSIHDCIMLGSEGFSCMNRTGKRSNMACKVDIRKAFDTMRWDFILNVLRVNGFLGKFIEWISIIFSSARISILYNGQLSGYFACSRGVRQGDPLSPILFGIADDVLSHLFLTCVTSRHIISMDFSRKASFPTHLLYADDILIFCKASMKNARKIKEILDFYGDISGQICNPAKSNVFFGRGVSCIMKNRVINELGFARGSLPVTYLGVPIFSGRMRASYLIGIYDKIVNKFSSWKGLHLSMAGRICLVRSVIQSSVTHSMMIYKWPKSLIYKLDRKCRNFIWSGHVDKKPSCPVSWSRVCASRSESGLGVRSFSAMNRSFLMKMAWKLVQGRDFAPSVMATRYLSNFGYAKMFLASSPFWTGVREHVNSLVMDSYSYIGTGEHIYFWHDDWLGYKLADKLHIPPFMRDFLQQAVSDYFYDGVWHFTPDFIIQFPDLVVDILLLPIGEESDTRFWKPSVSGEVSASLAYVSQSPHFPKVLWGTWIWERFIPDRRFLITWRILHLKMPTLDGLIKRGMHGPNRCVMCGLAEESIDHLFWNCSVIRQTWVVFFDWFAKSHMLDCLDIHSMLAAAWNTDFSPLVRSYWKAGVINFIWKIWDCRNQVTFNDASFHPNMILGLLKVAFKEMDSNFPKLGRSNNSWQDYLVLRQIGVAMRAVSPPMMIEVHWWPPAGQWIKVNTDGSALGKPGSIAAGGVFRDNWGAVRGCYHYKGGSGFAFEAELFAIMHAVRIANSRGWHWLWIEADSSYVVQLLQSRSLNVPWRFLPLWKQTLNWLSTFRIQISHIYREGNSVADIMANHARIEGWWPFAIEDIKIAVSLDMATHSRVRMKN; from the coding sequence ATGAATTTTTTGGTTTGGAATGTCCGAGGCTTTTCGGACGATTCTAAATCTCTTCTTAAGGAGCGTTGTCGTTCCTTTTTGCCTTCTCTTGTAggcattattgagcctaagaaaAGCCTTCAGAAAGTTCGCCAGAGCTATTGGAGATCGATTAATTTGGTCCCTCGTCATCAAAATTGTCGACAGCCTCGGAGACCGAACATCTGGTTGCTCACTAGTCCGAATGTTCAGACCACAATTCTGCTCTCCTCGGATCAAGTCATTATTGCTGATTGTGTTTGGCAAACATACTTCTTTAGAGTTGCTGTTGTGCATGGTGCGAATGACCACGTTTCTCGACGTGCCTTGTGGACAGACCTTCTTTCTTTTGTTGATGGGAACACGGTCTTTATTGGCGACTTCAACGCCGTTAAGGGAGCTCATGAGCGACGTAGTTTGGTGGCCCCTTTGAGAAGTTCTTGCAGCGAGTTTTGCGACTTCATCGCGGCTTCGGATATGATTGAATCTCCTTCTTCTGGCATTCACTTTACGTGGTCTGGTCGGATTTTACTTCCTCGGCATGTGGAGTCTAGATTGGACAGGGCGTTTTTCTCCCTTGGTTTTGCGAATTTGTGGGCTTCGATTAACACCCATGCGCTCCCAAGGCTTACCTCTGATCACTCTCCCTTGATTTTCCAATGCAGCGATGAGATGGGTAAGGGGAGACGTTTCAAATTCTTGAATATGTGGACTTCTCACCCCAACTTTCTTGAGCGAGTGGCGTCTTCTTGGGATGCTGGGACTGACGTTCGTTGtcctatttttaaaatcatgttCAAGCTCCGTCGTCTCAGAAATGACCTCAGGGCGTGGAATAAAGATGTGTTTGGGCAGGTGGATATGCAGATTAATTCGGAGCAAGTCTCGTTGCTCGACGTGCAGAACAAGATTTCTGACCAGGGTTACACGGACATTCTTTTTGAGGAGGAGGTCAATCATCAAGCTCGGTTGTCTTCTTTGCTTGCCAGGAAGAACAGTCTTTTGAAACAAAAAAGTCGTGCGCACTGGCTTTCTGACGGAGACCGTAATACTTCTTTTTTCCATCGTGCTATTCGCTTTCGAAAGCAAAGTCACAGGATTGAGCACTTGAAGATTGGCGATGTAGTCTCGTATGATAGGGGGAATATTCAGCAGCATATTATTGATttcttttcctctctttttAAAGACGAAAGCCCCAGTAATGTGAATTGGGATATGCTGGAAGGTATTATTGATAAATTTGTGTCTGAGGATCAGAATGGGAAACTCACGCATATACCTGATGATGAGGAGATTATGGCTGCGGTTTTTAGCTTGGATGCGAATAGCTCGCCGGGTCCGGATGGGTTTTCTGGGAAGTTTTTTCAGAGTTGTTGGAGCATTATACGACTGGATATTCTTTCTGCGGTGCGTGCTTTCTTCCTTAATTCTTATCTGCCTGCAGACTGCAATGCTAGCATCTTAATTTTGATCCCAAAAAAGGATGTGGTGGAGACGGTGGCTGATTTGCGACCTATCATTCTGTcaaatttcttctttaaaattatttccaaaatccTCGCTACCAGATTGGGGGAAGTGGCGGCAGTTGGGGTGTCGCCAAACCAATTTGGGTTTATTGGAGGTCGTTCGATTCATGACTGTATCATGCTTGGCTCTGAAGGTTTTAGCTGCATGAATCGCACGGGCAAACGCTCGAATATGGCGTGCAAAGTGGATATTCGCAAAGCCTTTGATACTATGCGCTGGGACTTTATTCTGAATGTGCTCAGGGTTAATGGTTTCCTTGGAAAGTTCATTGAATGGATTTCCATTATCTTCAGTTCTGCCCGGATTTCCATTCTTTACAACGGGCAGTTGAGTGGCTACTTCGCTTGTTCCAGGGGAGTTAGGCAGGGTGATCCTCTCTCTCCTATTCTTTTTGGAATTGCTGATGATGTTTTGAGTCACTTATTCCTCACTTGTGTGACTTCTCGTCACATTATTTCCATGGATTTTAGCAGAAAGGCATCTTTTCCTACTCATTTGCTTTATGCTGATGACATCTTGATTTTCTGTAAGGCGTCGATGAAAAACGCTcgcaaaatcaaagaaatcttgGATTTCTATGGTGATATTTCGGGACAAATCTGTAACCCTGCTAAGTCTAACGTTTTCTTCGGGAGGGGCGTTTCTTGCATTATGAAGAATCGTGTGATTAATGAGCTTGGCTTTGCGAGGGGATCTTTGCCGGTTACCTACTTGGGAGTCCCGATCTTCTCTGGTCGCATGCGTGCTTCTTACTTGATTGGTATTTATGATAAGATTGTCAACAAGTTTTCAAGTTGGAAGGGGCTTCACTTATCTATGGCTGGCAGAATTTGCTTGGTTCGTTCTGTGATTCAAAGTTCGGTAACGCACTCTATGATGATATATAAATGGCCTAAATCCCTCATCTATAAACTGGATAGGAAGTGCCGCAACTTTATTTGGTCGGGACATGTGGACAAAAAGCCTTCGTGCCCGGTAAGCTGGTCTAGGGTTTGCGCTTCTCGGTCGGAAAGTGGCCTCGGGGTTAGGTCTTTCTCGGCTATGAATAGAAGCTTCTTGATGAAGATGGCCTGGAAGCTTGTGCAAGGCCGAGACTTCGCCCCTTCGGTCATGGCGACTCGCTACTTGTCGAATTTTGGCTATGCCAAGATGTTCTTGGCTTCTTCTCCATTTTGGACTGGCGTGAGGGAGCATGTGAACTCCTTGGTGATGGATTCTTATTCCTATATTGGCACTGGagaacacatttatttctgGCATGACGATTGGCTGGGTTACAAGTTGGCGGACAAGCTTCATATTCCGCCTTTTATGAGAGACTTCCTGCAGCAAGCTGTGAGTGATTACTTCtatgatggtgtttggcatttcacTCCGGATTTTATTATTCAGTTTCCTGATCTTGTGGTGGATATTCTCTTGCTTCCAATTGGGGAAGAGAGTGACACTCGCTTCTGGAAACCTTCTGTTAGTGGGGAGGTTTCGGCCTCTCTTGCCTATGTTTCGCAGTCTCCGCATTTTCCAAAAGTTCTTTGGGGCACTTGGATCTGGGAGCGTTTTATTCCTGACAGAAGATTTCTTATCACCTGGAGGATTCTGCATTTGAAGATGCCGACTCTGGATGGTCTAATCAAAAGGGGCATGCACGGCCCCAACAGATGTGTGATGTGTGGGTTGGCTGAGGAGTCTATTGACCACTTGTTCTGGAATTGCAGTGTTATCCGGCAGACTTGGGtggttttctttgattggtttgcCAAATCGCACATGCTGGACTGCTTGGATATTCATAGCATGTTAGCTGCTGCATGGAACACTGATTTCAGTCCATTGGTTCGGTCCTACTGGAAAGCTGGggtgattaattttatttggaaaattTGGGATTGCCGCAATCAAGTGACTTTTAATGATGCTAGTTTCCACCCGAATATGATTCTTGGGCTCCTGAAAGTTGCGTTTAAGGAGATGGATTCCAATTTCCCTAAGCTTGGGCGTTCTAATAACTCTTGGCAAGATTATTTGGTGCTTAGGCAAATTGGGGTCGCTATGCGCGCTGTTTCGCCCCCTATGATGATtgaggttcactggtggccaCCGGCGGGGCAGTGGATTAAAGTCAATACTGACGGTTCGGCACTTGGGAAACCTGGGAGCATTGCTGCGGGCGGTGTGTTCCGCGATAACTGGGGTGCGGTTCGCGGTTGTTATCACTATAAAGGGGGTTCGGGGTTCGCTTTTGAAGCGGAGCTTTTCGCGATCATGCATGCTGTTCGAATTGCGAATTCTCGTGGTTGGCATtggctttggattgaagcaGACTCGTCTTATGTTGTCCAGCTTCTTCAATCTCGTTCTCTGAATGTTCCCTGGCGTTTTCTACCGCTCTGGAAACAGACTTTAAATTGGCTTTCAACTTTTCGAATTCAGATCTCgcatatttatagagaaggaAATAGTGTggcggatattatggctaatcatGCCCGGATCGAAGGGTGGTGGCCCTTTGCTATTGAGGATATTAAGATTGCGGTTTCTTTGGATATGGCGACTCATAGTCGCGTTCGTATGAAGAATTGA